In the Mesoplodon densirostris isolate mMesDen1 chromosome 6, mMesDen1 primary haplotype, whole genome shotgun sequence genome, CAGAAAACTGGAAATCACTTAAATGCCCAATGGTAGAGAATTGGCTGGGAAAATTATGGTAGAGCCATTTGAAGAATAATATGAAAGCATTAATGATGTAAAAAAGCTATCAATATGGGAAAACACATAGTATATTGCCGAGAGAAAAAAAGCAGGCCATAAAACTGTGTACAATATGATCTTATTTAGGTAGTATAACATAGCTATGACTGGAAGGATAAACAATCAAAAGGTGATTGTGGCTTTTATCCCTGGGTGATGGGATCAAagataatttattcaacaaatatttattaagcaccaaatctgttccaggcactggacCACTGAGGGGGTGAATGGGATAAATagggtgattttttaaattcccttATACGTTTCTGCTTTTCCCAAGTTTTCTGCTTGAGCATGCATGCATTActttgtaattagaaaaaaaatgctattattACTACAGGTAATTCCCCAGGGCCCCAGAAGGGCTGTGATTTGTCTTTGCTTCCAATCCATGTCTGGGGAATAGGGGGCTCTTTTTCCCCCTACTTCACCAGCAAATAGCTCCCTCCTCTGCAGCCCTGGGATAAGCAGAGACATGGCCCTCGATGTCTTAAGACACAGACCCTAATGACCAAAAACTTGGCCTTAAACAACCACAGAGAGGTCGTGTGTCAggccggggtgggggaaggggggtgtCCTAGTCAATCAGTCCTGAGTACACTCTGTCTTTGGGGAGACTCAGGAAACAAGACTCTGGGAGCTCAAACCTGTTTCAGGGTTTGGCAGACTCCCAGTTGCAAAAGCACGATCTTGGGTCAGAGTCCACATTCCCCACCCAGACCAGAGACATAgtcacacacagagacagagagctcAAGAAAGAGAGAGCACAATGGACAATGGCACTTGGGAAATTAGGGAGCTGTAACACAGAGAGAGCTGTACCTAGATGCAATCTGGACTCTGAAATACTGAGAAAAAGCAGCAGAGATGGAGGGGAGACATGTGGACACAAAGAAGTGCCAAGGAGAATTGTACAAGGAGACCCTGACGGAgatctaaaaaggaaaaaggtgGAAACATTCAAAACGTTTGGAAagagggaaaatgaaataaaattaagattGGTGTTGGAGAAAGTTCTAGACATACAGACTTCAGTTAGCATGGTGTTTCTGTCCTCCATGCTTCCCATGACCTCCTCCACCTCAACTAGATTAGTCGTTACCACATTCTGTCTTGTCCAGGCCCATCCAATTTAGATATTACCATGTACTTTCCATGTGTCTGGGTCCAACCAAGGTTCTGACAACACAGCTGACCAAGACAATGAGCTGACCATCAGGAGTTCACACTGGATCAGATTGCCATGGATGGCTCTTAATTTAGCTCCAGAAATGGCAACCTAGATCATTAGGCTGACTACCTCCTAAGAAGACTGCTTGTTCAGCCATACAATTTTGGCATACAGTATGACAGTCATTCTGGCAAGGCAGACAGTTTGGGGTGCTGTAGAAATGTGATATCCTGCTCCTGGAATAATTGCGGTTTGACACACACAGGCCATTGACAatgggctccctgagggcagggaaggCATTTAGTTTGGTTTTTCTCAAGCCCTGTCTCGGTGATCTGcagagagaaaaatgataataataaaataatactgaaaaGACAGACTTAATCAAATACTGGACCCTGCCCTTATGGACCTCGAGGCTATTAGAGCAGATATAATGTCATAAATCACCTTAATATGAATTGGATGCTAGGCAAGGTTGTTAGTGAGGGCAAAGAACTGTGGTGATTCAGAGGCACCAGAAATCTCTTCCTGTGGTGTAGAGTTGGTCAAGCAAGACCTCCTAGAAGTGATGGCCTTtgagctgtcttttttttttattatttaatttttattttatattggagtatagttgagtcacaatgttgtattagtttcaggtgtacagcaaagtgactcagttatacatatacatatatccattctttttcagattcttttcccatatagggtattacagaatattgagtagagttccctgtgctatatagtaggcccttgttggttatctattttatatatagtagtgtgtataggttaatcccaaactcctaatttacccctcccctccaccttcccctttgtaaccataaatttgttttctagtctgtgagtctgtttctgttttgtaaataagttcacttgtatgatgttttttttttagattccacatataagtgatatcatatgatatttgtctttctctgtcttacttcacttactatgataatctctaggtctatccatgttgctgcaaatggcattatttcattcttttttaatggctgagtgatattccactgtatatatggaccacatcttctttatccattcctctgttgatggacatttagattgcttccatgtcttggctattgtaaatagtgctgcaatgaacattggggtgcatgtatcttttcaaattatggttttctccagatatatgcccaggagtgggattgctggatcatatagtagttctacttttagttttctaaggaacctccatactgttctccatagtggttgtatgaGCTGAGTCTTGACTAATAGAAGGGATTTAGACAGAGGAAATAGTAAAACTGTTTAACATGTTAGTGGGTGCATTCGTGCACAAGTACTGACCTACCAGAGTGGAAACTGGTTGGGGCATTCAAGTGGGGTCCTGGAGCCCCTGCTGTGTCAAGCATTACTTCTTTAGTGAGTTCATAAGGTCAGGACAGACCCTAGGGAGGAGTGGGGTAGCAGGAGCACCCTGGAGTTAGGGGCTAGTTACAAACCAgattataaatatttcaatatatttaattACCTATACAACCATACTGGTGTATGTACCTACTTGTTAGCCCCAGATAAGAATCTCCTGAGATGGCCTTACTCTCTTCTGGTTTGTTGAAGCCATAGGGGCCTTATTAGAATGTGAGCTGTAGAACAGCAGAGGCTGTTCTCCAGTTCAATGCTGCATCCCTAgggtctagaacagtgcctggaggACTGGAGGAAGCTTACCAAATGTTAAGTGAATAGGCAGACTGGGAATCCCAGCCCATTGTTGGGGTCCTCTCACTATTCATCTACTATTCACCCACTTTCCCCCTCCAATTCGTGCTCCACACTACTCTTCAACATAACCTAGAATGAGATTTGGATTCTGTCATTTTTCTGCTCAAAATATTTGGTGCCTCCCTTTTGCCCAGAATGCCATttcccccccaccctttttttttttttttttttttgcagtacgcgggcctctcactgttgtggcccctcctgttgcggagcacaggctccggacgcgcaggctcagcagccatggctcacgggcccagccactccgcggcatgtgggatcttcctggaccggggcacgaacccgtgttccctgcatcggcaggcggactctcaacctctgtgccgccagggaagcccctcccccatttaaaaaaaaaacaattgaactGCTACTTCTTTAAGCCCTGATCAAATTTTGCCTACTTCTGTATTACTTTCTGAGGCAGAATTCATCTCTCTCCCCCAAATATTATGATAATTTTTGTCCTCACTCACAAGACAGCAAGCTTCTCaggacagggactgtgtcttattcatttcCATACATCTAGTCCATTAGCCCAATGCCTGACATATGGTAGATGCTAAATAAATAGAAGAGTGAAAGGCATTCCCAGCAGTGAGAACTAAATGAACAAAGGTGGTCAAAGGTTTGGGTAAAAAATGAATAGTTTAATTGGGCTAGGGTATGAGGGAGAGTAGTAGGAGAAAAGATGGAAAAGTCTCTTTGGTAAGATTTTGAGGGGATTTGGAAGTCAACTAGAGGGAGAAGATGGGCAGATAGAAGATACTTTGGTAGAGTGTGGAAAGCCAATGACGGTTTTTGAGCAAAGGTGTAATATGATGAATAATACATTTAGTTTAAACCTATCAGACTCTTtcataaatatatacagttttcCATTCATACTCAAATTCACCTCccacctacccatccatccaccctcccacccccagactCCCCCCGGCAGCTTGCCTTACCCCTTCACCTGCTCCCTGGCTGGGCCAGGGATGTATATATGGGCTGCTTCCCCTCTCAGCCAGAGGATGTGGGGTCCCCAGCTGCCTGGGACTGGGAAGCAGGCCAGGGTTAGCTGAGGTTGGCTGGCGAGCAGCCAGGCGGTGCCAGGGAGAACCTGTATAGTGCCAGGTGGTGCCTTGGGTTCCAAGCTGAGCCCATGACCCTGATAACCTTCTGCCTGCGCACATACCTGCCGCTCACTCCACCCCATGCCCACTTTGCTATCAGGGAGGGGGCACAGGGCCAGACAGACCCACAGGGCTTTGGCTCCATCTCTACAAAAGGGCCTTCTGTGAGCCAGTCTGCTCCCCTCCAGGCTTGCTCCTCCCCCATCCAGCTCCTGTTTCTGATGCATGTACAGCCCATACACACCACGTCCCAGGACACCCCACAGTCAGCCGCATGGCTCCCctgtgccccagcccctggctcccTCTGTGGATCCcggcccctgccccaggccccgcTGTGCAATTGCTGTTGTTACTGCTCCTCCTGGTGCCTGCCCATCCCCAGAGCCTGCTCTGGATGCAGGGGCCTCCCACCACAGGAGGAGGCTTATCTGGGGAAGATGATCCACTGGGTGAGGGGGACCTACCCAGTGAAGAGGATATACCTGGAGAGGAGGACCCACCTGGAGAGGAGGACCCACCTGGAAAGTTGGACCCACCTGGAATGAAGACTGAAGCAGGAGGAGAGGATTCTCTGAAGTTAGAGGATCTACCTACTGTTGAGACTCCCAGGCATACTCAAGGCCCCCAGAATAATGCCCACAGAGACAAAAACGGTAAGTGGTCATCAGCTCTGCAAATCTGGGCTCCAGCAGGTTGATGCTTCCCCTCATTAAACCCCAACCCAAGTAGGGATTATTCAGGGAAGGAGAGGAGCCTGTACTCTGATGGTAGTTTTTCCCAACCCCAGGGGCTCCCATGCCACTAGCCCTTTACCCCCTTTCAGAGCTAGATGGGGAGACAAAATGGGGCACAGATGGAGAGAGGTAAGCAGGAAGagatgggaaagaagaaagggggaggctggagaggagaAAGATAGGAATGTGGAGAGAAAAGGTGGAGAGAAGAGTatgaggggagagaagaggaaggataGGGGTGTACCAGAGGAAGAGCAGGAAGGGCTTGTAGAAATCACCTCATCTTCAGcctacagttgaggaaactgagaccaggACTAAGGAAACAGCAGGTAGGAGAACCTGGTATCTTGACTCTCAAGCCAGGAACTTTGGAAAATGAGCTGGAGACCAGAAAGGGAACAGGatgagtggggaggagggatgaaTAAGGGAGAAAAAGGTTTACTGATTTGGGCCTGCGAATTGAGGCCtccacccattttacagacccTAAGACAGTGGTCGCAAACTGGTATCTCCGGGGCCAGCAGGATCTTAGTGCTTTACACCTGGCCTGCTTCAGGCATTTCTGTTACCTGCTATGCTTTTGTAAGACATCTGAATTTGTGAACCTCTGCTAGTGAAGGAGACCCAACTCCTTTTGGccgctggggaggggctgggctcaAAGATCAGCCTCTTCATTCTTCTCATTTATGCAGGGGATGACCACAGTCATTGGCGTTATGGAGGTGAGACACCCACCCCCTGCACAGACCCAATCTGGGCACCCAGCTCAGCTCTGCTGATGCCCGCACCCCCTGCCCTCTTCCCCCGCATCCACGTCTGCCAGTCCCTGACACCACCCGctgcctctctccctccacaTCCCTTATTTCTATCTCCCGTCCGGATGCCTCCTGACTCGACCCCATCACTTTTTCTACTCAGCTTCCCTAAAAGTTCCTGATCTTGTCATCAAACTTCCTGTACATACTCTCCCACTCCAGGCGCTCCGCCATGGCCCCAGGTGTCCCCCGCCTGCGCTGGCCGTTTTCAATCCCCGGTAGATATCCGTCCAGAGCTCACAGCGTTTTGCCCAGCCCTGCGACCCCTGGAACTCCTTGGCTTTGACATCCCGCCACAACCAGAACTGCGCCTGCGCAACAATGGCCACACCGGTGAGGCGGTCTCGGGGCGGAGCCTCCGGGAAGGGGCGGAGGCTATCTGGGGATGAAGGCCTGTCCCTGGGAGTTAGGTTCGCGCTCTCCGGAGAGAGGGGCGGGCCCGGCTCAACTGCCTCTCACCACGCAGTTCAGCTGAGTCTGCCTCCCGGGCTGGAGATGGCCCTGGGTCCCGGGCAGGAGTACCGGGCCCAGCAGTTGCATCTGCACTGGGGGGCTGCGGGTCGCCCGGGCTCGGAGCACACGGTTGGCGGTCACCGTTTCCCTGCCGAGGTGAGCGCGCAGCTGTCCGCGGAGGGTCGAAGTGGGTCGCGGGGTAGGGGATCTCGCCCACTCCTACCGTGTCCTCTCCAGATCCATGTGGTTCACCTCAGCACTGCATTTGCCAAAACTGACGAGGCCTTGGGGCGCCCGGGGGGCTTGGCCGTGCTGGCCGCCTTTCTGCAGGTACCAGCCTTggacaccccccacccctgcttccccAGCCCTCGGGCTCAGAGTATCTTGCCCCAGAGACCCCACCCCGCACCTGGCTATCATCTTCATTTACTCATTAGTTCTTTCATTAACACCCACTGTGAGCTGGGCCTCAACAAAAGATTCCGAAACTGGGGATCCTTGTCTCCCCACAGCCAGTGAGGGAGGCTGACAGGATAGACGTATACACAGGACGCAGAGTCAACAAGGTAGTCAGGGAGGGCCTCACAGAGGAGGTGAAACTTGAAGCCTTCACTagtgggaaagaaaaggagatatTCCATGCAGAGCGAACGGTACATGTAAAGTCTCAGAATATGGCCCATTTGGGGAATGGCAGATGCAGTAGAATGGACATAAGGAAGAGTCATTTCTCTAATACTCTTATAACCCATAATTTCCCCTTTGCGAAATGCAATATTGTCTAGAGAAGCATTTAGTGACCTCTTTGGACCTATACTGATCAAGAGTACATACACAATGATTAGAGGAGGCTAGTAGGTTGGAGGGATGGTGAGACACCTGTGGATGTTGAAACACCTGTtaggctccctccctccctgactcATGAACGCCAGCCTCACAGCACAAAGTTCAGAGAAGTACCTTGGAAATAGCATGTCCTGGCTCCAAAACCCAAACACATGAATTATTAAGGTGAATACAGAGCTAACATGAATACAAAGGTTATTGGGGTTTTCTGTGGTGGGGGACATAGAATGTGTGTGGAGTTAATGATGAGTGAGATTGGAAAAGTAAGTAGAGCCCATCATAGAGAACCTTGTATCGTAGTAAAGTGACCCaccatcctcctcttcctccaattTGCCATTGAAAACTAGTCTGCCTAGTTACGTCAGTTTGCAAAGTAGGAGTATATCGACCTTGAGTAATAATACATGAGATATTGTGTTCCCCCAGCGTTCTCAGAGCTGGGAACTGGGGGAGGACTATGGGAACCCACCTCACCTTCAGGCTTCCAGCCATGACCCTAACTACTTGCACTATCATCTCCTAGGAAGGCCCCGAAGAAAACAGCGCCTACGAGCAGTTGTTGTCACATTTGGAAGAAATCGCCGAGGAAGGTCAGTTTGTTGGTTTGGCCACTACCCTTGATACCCTTGTTCATGAAGAACCGCCCTTGGGGAGTCTCAGGTCTGAGGATGGAGAAGGGCTCCCTCCCACACAGAGGGGTTGAAATGTGAACTGGCCTACTGTGACCTTGATAATAACTATGAAGCAGAACACAGGCAAACAGGCAAAGGCAAACTGCTGGCCACAGGCTTTACGtttaaaaaccaaacagaaactaagataagacaaaaaccaaataagACCAAAAAAATAGTGTTTGGAACTTCAGGGGTTGAGTCTGGCTGAGTCTAAAATTTTTCTGAGAGATGTCTATTACTCTTTCATAagcatcaaatattttaaatttgtaaatactTTTGTTGgaaatctttatttccttctcagtCACTCTAGGTCATTTTAAACCTCACTTTCCCAACTGGACCTTAAGTTTTGCTAACCTAGAGAGAGCTGTGTTTTTTgagttttgtgtctgtttttaaagTTATAGGTATTTATTTACAAGTTATTCaactcattttctcttttgatttactCTGGGCTTAAATCTGCATTCCAGCGTGTTATCACAGTGTGCAGAGTAAGAGTGAAGACTCCGAGGGAGGGCCAGGGGAGCAATTCTCTCACTCTGTGGGCCCCAAAGCCTTTTACTTCCTTCTGAGTCATGTCTTGTTGTGCTGAGTTATGGGAAGGGATACACTCAGTGAAGAAGTGGTTTCAGGGAGTTGAGTCAGCTTGGTTTCTGGGAGATAAAAATGTATTCCTGTACCCCAAAGCTTTGTTGTGTGTATGGCGGGGTGGTCAGTCTATGTGGGACTCCAGCACAGGTCCTCTCCACAGACTCTGAGACTTGGGTCCCAGGACTGGATGTATCTGCACTGCTGCCCTCTGACCTCAGCCGCTACTTCCGATATGAGGGGTCTCTCACCACACCCCCCTGTGCCCAGGGAGTCATCTGGACTGTGTTCAACCAGACAGTAAAGCTGAGTGCTAagcaggtggggctggggtgtggTGGTGACATAGGGGATGAGGGGGAAAGGGTTGTAGGTGGAGGTGAGAAAGAGGAGGCATAAAGAGATGAAGCAGCCGTGTTGGGGATGAGGGGGACGTGGACAGTGGGTCCCTGAGGTGCTGGCTGTAAGCCTGTGACCCTTTTGCTTCTGTGTCATGAGCCCACCCCCACTGTCTGCTGACCTCCCTAGCTCCACGCCCTCTCTGACTCCCTGTGGGGACCTGATGACTCTCGGCTACAGCTGAACTTCCGAGCTACACAGCCTTTGAATGGGCGAATAATTGAGGCCTCCTTCCCTGCTGGAGTGGACAGCAGCCCTGGGACCGTTGAGCCAGGTGCAGCTTTGTCTACTGATGccatgccccctgcccccagccacaGGTCCCTCATCCTCCCCATGTGTCCTCATTTGTCTGTCACTGGTGATCACAACCCCTGGCTCTAAcgtctcctttttctcctcagtCCACCTGAATTCCTGTTTTGCTGCTGGTGAGTCTGTGCCCCTCCTGTGGTTCCTGAGGCTGGGGGCATCCCTTGGCACCGTTCAGCCTCAGGGGCTAGTCAGGACCACCACTGCTACCTCTCCATTTCTGAAGAACACACTTCAACCCCAATAGGATAGTGTCAGATCAAGGCAGGGGGGTTCCCCTGTCGTCCCCAGTGCAAGAGTTGGTCAGAATGAAGCTCCAGAATCTCCTTGCATCCTCCTTCCCAAACAacctctttcattttgtttttagaggaaaaaagtGCTTATCTTACCCCTTCTTGTGTATCCACCCCCATCCCATTGCTGGCCTCTGCTGGATTAGAAGACGCTGGGGGCAGCTGGAGAacttggggcaggggtgggggacaggtGGAAGAGGCTCTGAGGGAACCCTACAGACTCCTCTTCACTCCCTGAGGcagtctctctcctcctccctccaggaGACATCCTGGCCCTGGTTTTTGGCCTTCTCTTTGCTGTTACCAGCATCGCCTTCCTTGTGCAAATGAGAAGGCAGCGAAGGTATTTTACTAACCCTCTCCCTTaggcccagcccctgctccccaAGTGGAGTCCAGAACAGCTTCATGCAAATTGCATGCAAATGAGCTCATCCTTGGTGAGATTTCTGATTAGGGTTCCCTGTTGTGTAGACACCCAAGTGGGACCAAAGGAAGTGTCAGGTACCACCCGGCAGAGGTCACGGAGGCTGTTGCCTAGAGGCCTGCAACTTGGAGAATGTGCAGAGAAGCTGGCCAGAGGAATGTGAGGGGGAGCTGGAGACTTTGTCCTGCCCATTACACTACTTCCTTTTAAACCTccaaagatattttttttaaataactatttcTAATAAAATCTGTGGAAGGCATATCCTTGTTCCCCAAATCAACAGGATGGTGTGTtcatttcctattgctgctgtaacaaattaccacaaacagtggtaatggaaatttattctcttaagaGTTCTAGAGGTCAGATGTTCAAAATGAATCTtatgggctaaagtcaaggtgttggcagggctggttccttctggacaCTCCTGAGGAGAGgatattttcttgcctttttcagcttctagaagccaggcattccttggcttgtggccccttccttgcatcactccaatctcttgCTTCCGTTGTCACATCTCCTACAACtgcttttaaccttttttttttttttttttttttttgcggtatgcgggcctctcactgctgtggcccctcccgttgcggagcgcaggctccggacgcgcaggcccagcggccatggctcacgggcccagccgctccgcggcatatgggatcctcccagaccggggcacgaacccgtatcccctgcatcggcaggcggactctcaaccactgcgccaccagggaggcccgcttttAACCTTCTTGCcaccctcttataaggacccttgtgattatgtT is a window encoding:
- the CA9 gene encoding carbonic anhydrase 9 isoform X1, with the protein product MAPLCPSPWLPLWIPAPAPGPAVQLLLLLLLLVPAHPQSLLWMQGPPTTGGGLSGEDDPLGEGDLPSEEDIPGEEDPPGEEDPPGKLDPPGMKTEAGGEDSLKLEDLPTVETPRHTQGPQNNAHRDKNGDDHSHWRYGGAPPWPQVSPACAGRFQSPVDIRPELTAFCPALRPLELLGFDIPPQPELRLRNNGHTVQLSLPPGLEMALGPGQEYRAQQLHLHWGAAGRPGSEHTVGGHRFPAEIHVVHLSTAFAKTDEALGRPGGLAVLAAFLQEGPEENSAYEQLLSHLEEIAEEDSETWVPGLDVSALLPSDLSRYFRYEGSLTTPPCAQGVIWTVFNQTVKLSAKQLHALSDSLWGPDDSRLQLNFRATQPLNGRIIEASFPAGVDSSPGTVEPVHLNSCFAAGDILALVFGLLFAVTSIAFLVQMRRQRRHPSGTKGSVRYHPAEVTEAVA
- the CA9 gene encoding carbonic anhydrase 9 isoform X5, with amino-acid sequence MKTEAGGEDSLKLEDLPTVETPRHTQGPQNNAHRDKNGDDHSHWRYGGAPPWPQVSPACAGRFQSPVDIRPELTAFCPALRPLELLGFDIPPQPELRLRNNGHTVQLSLPPGLEMALGPGQEYRAQQLHLHWGAAGRPGSEHTVGGHRFPAEIHVVHLSTAFAKTDEALGRPGGLAVLAAFLQEGPEENSAYEQLLSHLEEIAEEDSETWVPGLDVSALLPSDLSRYFRYEGSLTTPPCAQGVIWTVFNQTVKLSAKQLHALSDSLWGPDDSRLQLNFRATQPLNGRIIEASFPAGVDSSPGTVEPVHLNSCFAAGDILALVFGLLFAVTSIAFLVQMRRQRRHPSGTKGSVRYHPAEVTEAVA
- the CA9 gene encoding carbonic anhydrase 9 isoform X4; this translates as MQGPPTTGGGLSGEDDPLGEGDLPSEEDIPGEEDPPGEEDPPGKLDPPGMKTEAGGEDSLKLEDLPTVETPRHTQGPQNNAHRDKNGDDHSHWRYGGAPPWPQVSPACAGRFQSPVDIRPELTAFCPALRPLELLGFDIPPQPELRLRNNGHTVQLSLPPGLEMALGPGQEYRAQQLHLHWGAAGRPGSEHTVGGHRFPAEEGPEENSAYEQLLSHLEEIAEEDSETWVPGLDVSALLPSDLSRYFRYEGSLTTPPCAQGVIWTVFNQTVKLSAKQLHALSDSLWGPDDSRLQLNFRATQPLNGRIIEASFPAGVDSSPGTVEPVHLNSCFAAGDILALVFGLLFAVTSIAFLVQMRRQRRHPSGTKGSVRYHPAEVTEAVA
- the CA9 gene encoding carbonic anhydrase 9 isoform X3; the protein is MQGPPTTGGGLSGEDDPLGEGDLPSEEDIPGEEDPPGEEDPPGKLDPPGMKTEAGGEDSLKLEDLPTVETPRHTQGPQNNAHRDKNGDDHSHWRYGGAPPWPQVSPACAGRFQSPVDIRPELTAFCPALRPLELLGFDIPPQPELRLRNNGHTVQLSLPPGLEMALGPGQEYRAQQLHLHWGAAGRPGSEHTVGGHRFPAEIHVVHLSTAFAKTDEALGRPGGLAVLAAFLQEGPEENSAYEQLLSHLEEIAEEDSETWVPGLDVSALLPSDLSRYFRYEGSLTTPPCAQGVIWTVFNQTVKLSAKQLHALSDSLWGPDDSRLQLNFRATQPLNGRIIEASFPAGVDSSPGTVEPVHLNSCFAAGDILALVFGLLFAVTSIAFLVQMRRQRRHPSGTKGSVRYHPAEVTEAVA
- the CA9 gene encoding carbonic anhydrase 9 isoform X2 — encoded protein: MAPLCPSPWLPLWIPAPAPGPAVQLLLLLLLLVPAHPQSLLWMQGPPTTGGGLSGEDDPLGEGDLPSEEDIPGEEDPPGEEDPPGKLDPPGMKTEAGGEDSLKLEDLPTVETPRHTQGPQNNAHRDKNGDDHSHWRYGGAPPWPQVSPACAGRFQSPVDIRPELTAFCPALRPLELLGFDIPPQPELRLRNNGHTVQLSLPPGLEMALGPGQEYRAQQLHLHWGAAGRPGSEHTVGGHRFPAEIHVVHLSTAFAKTDEALGRPGGLAVLAAFLQEGPEENSAYEQLLSHLEEIAEEDSETWVPGLDVSALLPSDLSRYFRYEGSLTTPPCAQGVIWTVFNQTVKLSAKQLHALSDSLWGPDDSRLQLNFRATQPLNGRIIEASFPAGVDSSPGTVEPVHLNSCFAADTQVGPKEVSGTTRQRSRRLLPRGLQLGECAEKLARGM